A region of Selenomonadales bacterium 4137-cl DNA encodes the following proteins:
- a CDS encoding radical SAM protein, giving the protein MDKGIARIVYKALDGGEITAAEIKKLLGVAWLSEEGFLLQYASRKMSEATARGKAEVHGQVGIDIGPCPKNCEYCSFAAKHSVFPAAKVHPLAEIIETCQGLEAAGANAVYLMATAAVALPEYIRYAREVRAALKPETPLVANIDDFDEEGAKALRKAGIAGIYHCVRIGEGKVTAIDPQVRVRTIKAAKKAGLLLGTSVGPVGPEHSVEEVAATTVLTRELKPVNNAACRRINIPGLPLSAHGSVSYARMAHILAVVRLANGYDIIGFGTHEPNGMGAMAGANLFWAERGANPRDTSEATVRGWTVEQARALLEEAGWEALTGPSVMFGGR; this is encoded by the coding sequence ATGGATAAAGGGATCGCCAGGATAGTGTACAAGGCTCTCGACGGCGGTGAGATCACGGCGGCGGAGATCAAAAAGCTGCTGGGCGTCGCATGGCTGTCGGAAGAAGGTTTTTTGCTGCAGTATGCTTCGCGGAAGATGAGCGAGGCAACGGCGCGGGGTAAGGCTGAGGTTCACGGCCAGGTGGGCATCGATATCGGCCCGTGCCCGAAGAACTGCGAATATTGCTCGTTTGCCGCGAAGCATAGTGTTTTCCCTGCCGCCAAGGTTCACCCCCTGGCGGAAATCATCGAGACCTGCCAGGGGCTGGAGGCGGCCGGCGCCAACGCCGTTTACCTGATGGCGACCGCCGCCGTTGCCCTGCCGGAGTACATAAGATACGCGCGGGAGGTACGCGCCGCCCTAAAGCCGGAAACGCCGCTGGTCGCCAATATCGACGATTTCGACGAGGAGGGGGCCAAGGCGCTCAGGAAGGCCGGCATTGCCGGCATTTACCACTGCGTGCGTATCGGTGAGGGCAAGGTGACGGCCATCGATCCGCAGGTGAGGGTCCGCACCATCAAGGCGGCGAAGAAGGCCGGATTGCTGTTGGGCACTAGCGTGGGTCCGGTGGGGCCGGAGCATAGTGTCGAGGAAGTGGCGGCGACGACGGTGCTGACCAGGGAACTCAAGCCGGTGAACAATGCCGCCTGCCGGAGGATCAACATTCCCGGCCTGCCGCTCAGCGCCCACGGGTCGGTCAGTTACGCCCGGATGGCTCATATCCTGGCGGTGGTCAGGCTGGCAAACGGTTACGATATCATCGGGTTCGGCACCCACGAGCCCAACGGAATGGGAGCGATGGCCGGAGCCAACCTGTTCTGGGCGGAGCGGGGGGCCAACCCGCGCGATACCAGCGAGGCCACGGTGCGGGGTTGGACGGTGGAACAGGCGCGGGCGCTGTTGGAGGAAGCAGGCTGGGAAGCGCTGACCGGGCCGTCGGTGATGTTTGGGGGAAGGTAA
- a CDS encoding replication initiation protein produces the protein MEISLRRNLTDLSADRLAAAALRPGGQEARPNQLLRAAGLTGRRDPLTELQQKILTAAIALTCTNGRPDQTRTVYGMKIGDFLALCGTVADDLYAFVANETEKLVKKGVWLYDERTGELTRTQWFQSIGFNDGEIVFRFSATVLALIAAIEPGDTEHQLVKGIQYKGKHTRAVFEIIWARRAAGVVEYSISELMQLLALEHTRYSYGQLRLRVLEPSIQEIYDWDGEIAVRFGPTFSGRRVEGVWFEVKTGDEAREIRKKEPQFRFAPPEERPGRDG, from the coding sequence ATGGAAATCAGTCTCAGAAGGAACCTGACGGATTTGTCGGCCGATAGGCTCGCTGCGGCGGCTCTCCGGCCGGGCGGGCAGGAGGCAAGGCCCAACCAGCTGCTTAGGGCGGCGGGCCTGACCGGGCGCCGCGATCCTCTTACCGAGCTGCAGCAGAAGATATTGACCGCGGCGATTGCGCTTACCTGTACGAACGGCAGGCCTGACCAGACGCGGACGGTTTACGGGATGAAGATAGGTGATTTCCTGGCGCTTTGCGGGACTGTAGCCGACGACCTTTACGCTTTTGTGGCCAACGAGACCGAGAAATTGGTGAAGAAGGGCGTATGGCTGTACGACGAGCGGACGGGAGAACTGACCCGGACGCAGTGGTTCCAGTCGATCGGTTTCAACGACGGGGAGATCGTTTTCCGGTTTTCCGCGACGGTGCTGGCGCTAATCGCCGCCATCGAGCCCGGCGATACCGAACATCAACTGGTGAAGGGCATCCAGTACAAGGGCAAGCATACCAGGGCCGTCTTCGAGATCATTTGGGCGAGGCGGGCGGCCGGGGTGGTGGAGTACAGCATTTCCGAGCTGATGCAACTGCTCGCGCTGGAGCACACCCGCTACTCGTACGGCCAGCTCAGGCTCCGCGTCCTGGAACCATCCATACAGGAAATATACGACTGGGACGGGGAGATAGCCGTGCGCTTCGGGCCAACCTTTTCCGGCCGCAGGGTCGAAGGGGTGTGGTTCGAGGTGAAGACCGGGGATGAGGCCCGGGAGATCAGGAAGAAGGAGCCCCAGTTCAGGTTCGCGCCGCCGGAGGAGCGACCGGGGCGGGACGGCTGA
- a CDS encoding DUF1847 domain-containing protein, producing the protein MTKGKCALCKIPNKICRQPGGHSPAFCSTNLYGEAIAKAAEEYEKADIHEFARLASVQEAECYIDREANPHYLFPVKPRIQEIIEFSHKMGYRRLGLAFCAGLHQEAEVVSRIFEGHGLEVVSVICKVGGVPKETIDIKPSEHVKIGEYETMCNPIAQAEVLNAAGTDFNVLLGLCVGHDSLFIKYSQAMVSVLAVKDRVLGHNPLAAIYTNDSYYQRFKNFRLKELTVKDGKQE; encoded by the coding sequence ATGACTAAAGGCAAGTGTGCGTTGTGCAAGATTCCTAACAAGATTTGTCGCCAGCCGGGGGGACATAGCCCCGCTTTTTGCTCTACAAATCTGTACGGAGAGGCTATCGCCAAGGCGGCGGAGGAGTATGAAAAGGCCGATATCCACGAGTTTGCCCGCCTTGCCAGTGTGCAGGAAGCGGAATGTTATATCGACAGGGAGGCCAATCCTCATTATCTCTTCCCGGTGAAGCCGAGAATCCAGGAGATTATCGAGTTTTCCCACAAGATGGGCTACCGTCGCCTGGGGCTGGCGTTCTGCGCCGGGCTGCACCAGGAGGCGGAGGTCGTAAGCCGTATTTTCGAGGGGCACGGTCTGGAGGTTGTGTCGGTAATCTGCAAGGTCGGCGGGGTGCCGAAGGAGACGATCGACATCAAGCCGTCCGAGCATGTGAAGATCGGCGAGTACGAGACGATGTGCAACCCGATCGCGCAGGCGGAGGTGCTCAACGCGGCCGGCACCGATTTCAACGTTCTGCTGGGATTGTGCGTGGGGCACGATTCGCTGTTCATCAAATATTCCCAGGCAATGGTAAGCGTGCTGGCGGTTAAGGACAGGGTGCTGGGCCACAATCCGCTGGCGGCGATATATACGAACGATTCTTATTACCAGCGGTTCAAGAACTTCCGTCTGAAGGAGTTGACCGTTAAGGACGGGAAGCAGGAATAA
- a CDS encoding cytosine permease: MTDHGVAVPERAGSGLEGPRAKEYAAVEPVPIEDRNIGPGDMFATWVGANANNGTWYVGGVVAAACFVPSLYVTALANPVAYIVMALVGLIGFRAGVSTMAITRFAFGIRGSLLPSLLNTTQFIGWTAVNTFIAAISVSFVLKELLGWPAYGEPGSDATMLAGIVVMSALHLVSIAAGHNSVKIVERVGVALVVLLAAWETAVVFQQVSLSQIVAWRPPPDKALPFGAAMDIMAAFSLGWVPAIAEFTRYCKTKTSATWVPMLGANVGLFWFALTGTVVTIGAAVATGSYDPNNSDPSAVVSKLGLGMVAFLVIIITSTTANAINLMAAGISLTNMTAKMKALPALWAVTAVAAAVTAVPLYTGGFLHAFILFLEYIGMVFGPVFAIVIADYYLVNRGRYDVAAIDRRDGRYWFCGGVNRRAAAVWAAGVTVFLLLREAPLCVETTGATFPAMALTGALYYLAAGGRQEHHPSAGEQVLDEQPGGEQEAEEGVGLGGGHHSGH; the protein is encoded by the coding sequence ATGACGGACCACGGGGTTGCTGTGCCTGAACGAGCCGGAAGCGGGCTTGAAGGGCCGCGGGCGAAGGAGTACGCCGCCGTCGAGCCTGTGCCGATTGAAGACCGTAATATCGGTCCGGGGGATATGTTCGCCACATGGGTGGGGGCTAACGCGAACAACGGTACCTGGTATGTGGGCGGAGTGGTCGCTGCTGCCTGCTTTGTGCCGTCGCTGTATGTGACGGCACTGGCGAACCCCGTCGCGTACATTGTCATGGCGCTGGTGGGGTTAATCGGCTTTCGGGCCGGGGTGTCGACGATGGCCATCACCCGCTTTGCGTTTGGTATCAGGGGCAGCCTGCTGCCTTCGCTGCTGAATACGACGCAGTTCATCGGCTGGACGGCGGTCAACACATTCATTGCCGCGATTTCCGTGAGCTTCGTGCTAAAGGAGCTGCTCGGCTGGCCGGCCTACGGCGAGCCGGGGAGCGATGCGACAATGCTGGCGGGAATCGTGGTTATGAGTGCGCTGCATCTTGTCTCGATCGCCGCCGGTCACAATTCGGTAAAAATCGTGGAACGCGTGGGCGTGGCGCTGGTGGTGCTGCTGGCGGCGTGGGAGACAGCCGTGGTTTTCCAGCAGGTGTCGCTGAGTCAGATAGTCGCCTGGCGGCCGCCGCCCGACAAAGCGCTGCCCTTCGGGGCGGCAATGGATATCATGGCGGCGTTCAGCCTTGGCTGGGTGCCGGCGATCGCGGAATTCACCCGTTATTGCAAAACGAAAACATCGGCCACCTGGGTGCCGATGCTGGGGGCGAATGTCGGGTTGTTCTGGTTCGCGCTGACCGGCACGGTGGTAACAATCGGGGCGGCGGTGGCTACGGGAAGCTATGACCCGAACAATTCCGACCCCAGCGCCGTGGTAAGCAAGCTGGGACTAGGGATGGTGGCGTTCCTGGTCATTATCATCACAAGCACCACGGCCAATGCCATCAATCTTATGGCAGCCGGCATTTCCCTGACGAATATGACCGCGAAGATGAAGGCCCTGCCGGCTTTGTGGGCGGTGACGGCGGTCGCTGCGGCCGTAACCGCCGTGCCGCTGTATACGGGCGGCTTCCTGCACGCCTTCATCCTGTTCCTCGAGTATATCGGCATGGTGTTCGGGCCGGTGTTCGCGATCGTGATCGCGGATTATTACCTGGTGAACCGCGGACGGTATGACGTTGCGGCCATCGACCGGCGGGACGGACGGTACTGGTTCTGTGGCGGCGTCAACCGGCGGGCTGCCGCGGTTTGGGCGGCGGGCGTCACTGTTTTCCTGCTGCTCAGGGAGGCGCCGCTGTGTGTGGAGACTACCGGCGCCACGTTTCCGGCGATGGCGCTGACCGGGGCATTGTACTATTTGGCCGCCGGCGGCCGGCAGGAGCACCACCCTTCAGCGGGCGAGCAGGTGCTGGACGAGCAGCCCGGCGGCGAACAGGAGGCCGAAGAGGGTGTTGGTTTGGGCGGTGGCCACCATAGCGGGCATTAG
- a CDS encoding GGDEF domain-containing protein, which produces MDINKNREILDQMFEGVYIVDKDRTILYWNAAAETLTGYPAAQVTGRRCHDNLLLHVDENGKILCEDSCPLVGALQEGRVKEAPVYLRHAQGHRVPVTVRAIPLRDDAGQVNSTMEVFTRSGSVTSIEQLKDLAQKAFLDSLTGIPNKQYIDGKLENVLSSEMPGESSGLGLLFLELANLREINDDFGMNAANTAIKVSARTIVENLPPGDLAARWYGGRFLVVSRMDTKAVLLNWANKIKALIQQSVIEKDEDIPLKVCIGGLVAKKGDNIQLVYHALESVLRTSITATANISIKADAI; this is translated from the coding sequence GTGGACATTAACAAGAACAGGGAAATACTGGATCAGATGTTCGAAGGAGTCTATATCGTCGACAAAGACAGGACGATTCTGTACTGGAACGCCGCAGCCGAAACACTCACCGGCTATCCCGCCGCCCAGGTAACCGGCAGGCGCTGCCACGACAATCTGCTGCTGCATGTCGACGAGAACGGCAAAATCCTCTGCGAGGACAGTTGCCCGCTGGTAGGCGCGCTGCAGGAAGGCAGAGTAAAAGAGGCGCCCGTCTACCTGCGCCATGCCCAGGGGCACCGGGTACCGGTCACCGTCCGCGCCATCCCGCTGCGCGACGATGCCGGCCAGGTAAACTCCACCATGGAAGTGTTCACCCGCAGCGGCAGCGTCACCAGCATCGAACAGCTCAAGGACCTTGCCCAGAAGGCCTTCCTCGATTCTCTCACCGGCATCCCCAACAAGCAATACATCGACGGCAAACTGGAAAACGTGCTGTCCAGCGAGATGCCAGGCGAAAGTTCCGGCCTCGGCCTCCTGTTTCTCGAGTTGGCCAACCTTCGCGAAATAAACGACGATTTCGGCATGAATGCCGCCAACACCGCAATTAAGGTATCCGCCCGCACGATCGTGGAAAACCTTCCGCCCGGCGACCTGGCGGCCAGGTGGTACGGCGGCCGGTTCCTCGTCGTTTCCCGCATGGATACAAAAGCCGTCCTGCTCAACTGGGCCAACAAAATAAAGGCCCTTATTCAACAATCGGTCATCGAAAAAGATGAAGACATTCCCCTCAAGGTATGCATCGGCGGCCTGGTCGCCAAAAAAGGCGACAACATCCAGCTTGTATACCACGCCCTGGAAAGCGTCCTGAGAACCAGTATCACAGCCACCGCCAACATCAGTATTAAAGCCGACGCCATCTGA
- the arsS gene encoding arsenosugar biosynthesis radical SAM protein ArsS (Some members of this family are selenoproteins.): MRSFQEFVDGAGQPLVRDGFNVFQVNMGYVCNLRCRHCHLEAGPDRREAMSREVVDDCLRFAAAAGTIDVDITGGAPEANENLTYFIGELRRLPNVKRIIVRSNLAILEEPGKTHLPEFFADHGVEIVSSMPCYLEDNVAAQRGEGIYGKNIGVLQRLNELGFGTGKLKLHLVYNPGGAYLPGPQAELEADYKKNLGDSFGIRFDSLFTIANMPIGRFRSDLEDQGQLAGYTDMLAESSNARNLAQVMCRSQISVDWQGRLFDCDFNQALGQPAVEGTIGNVTVKDLMGLPIRCGDHCFACTAGSGSSCQGSFDK; the protein is encoded by the coding sequence ATGCGCAGTTTTCAGGAATTTGTCGATGGGGCGGGGCAGCCGCTGGTCAGGGACGGGTTTAACGTTTTTCAGGTTAATATGGGTTATGTGTGTAATCTGCGGTGCCGCCACTGCCATCTGGAAGCGGGACCGGACCGGCGGGAGGCGATGAGCCGCGAGGTCGTGGACGACTGCCTGCGGTTCGCCGCGGCGGCCGGGACGATCGACGTGGATATTACCGGCGGGGCGCCGGAGGCGAACGAGAATTTGACTTATTTCATCGGCGAGCTGCGCCGCCTGCCAAATGTCAAGCGCATCATTGTGCGTTCCAATCTGGCGATTCTGGAGGAGCCCGGCAAGACGCACCTGCCGGAGTTTTTCGCCGATCACGGTGTGGAGATCGTTTCGTCGATGCCCTGTTACCTGGAGGACAATGTGGCCGCCCAGCGGGGCGAAGGCATATACGGGAAAAACATCGGGGTGCTGCAGCGGCTGAACGAGCTGGGCTTCGGCACCGGGAAGCTGAAGCTGCATCTGGTGTACAATCCAGGCGGCGCTTACCTGCCTGGCCCGCAGGCCGAGCTTGAGGCGGATTACAAGAAGAATCTCGGCGACAGTTTCGGAATAAGGTTCGATAGTCTGTTTACGATCGCCAATATGCCGATCGGGCGCTTCCGCAGCGATCTGGAGGACCAGGGGCAGCTTGCGGGTTATACGGATATGCTCGCCGAAAGCTCGAACGCGCGCAATCTGGCGCAGGTGATGTGCCGCAGCCAGATAAGTGTGGACTGGCAGGGAAGGCTGTTCGACTGCGATTTCAACCAGGCTCTCGGCCAGCCGGCGGTGGAAGGGACGATCGGTAACGTCACCGTGAAGGATCTGATGGGGCTGCCGATCCGCTGCGGGGACCACTGCTTCGCCTGCACAGCCGGCAGCGGCAGCAGCTGCCAGGGAAGTTTTGACAAATAG
- a CDS encoding 1,4-dihydroxy-2-naphthoate polyprenyltransferase — protein MEIKTRTAPGTASAPAKTSTTRDTWLKLTRPHTLTASFVPVAIGTAFALPHGQIRLPLFVAMLLTSMLLQAATNMYNEYYDYRRGLDNAQSVGISGTLVRDGVTPQTVLTLARLTVAAAFLLGLFLCQQTSWWLLPVGLGGTAVGYLYSGGPYPLSATPFGEIFSGATMGLVIIAVAFFIQTGFVSAEAFLVAVPTAILIGAILLSNNIRDLDGDKLHGRRTLAILVGRRPATFLLAAMFATAALWVVYLWLAGVVGPWSLLALASLPLPVKAVRGFLSGGATPAELMPAMVATAQTNTLFGLLFAAGLLVQHLLAR, from the coding sequence ATGGAGATAAAAACGAGAACCGCCCCCGGTACGGCAAGCGCGCCGGCCAAAACCAGCACCACCCGGGATACCTGGCTTAAACTCACCCGCCCCCACACCCTCACCGCCTCCTTCGTCCCGGTAGCCATCGGCACCGCCTTCGCGCTGCCCCACGGACAAATCAGGCTTCCCCTGTTCGTCGCCATGCTGCTGACCAGCATGCTGCTGCAGGCCGCCACCAACATGTACAACGAATATTACGACTATCGGCGGGGCCTCGACAACGCCCAGTCTGTCGGCATAAGCGGTACGCTCGTGCGCGACGGCGTCACGCCGCAAACCGTCCTGACGCTGGCCCGGCTCACAGTCGCGGCTGCCTTCCTCCTCGGTCTTTTCCTCTGCCAGCAAACAAGCTGGTGGCTCCTGCCGGTCGGCCTCGGCGGCACAGCCGTGGGCTACCTCTATTCCGGCGGCCCCTACCCGCTCTCCGCCACCCCCTTCGGCGAAATCTTCTCCGGCGCCACCATGGGACTGGTAATCATCGCCGTCGCCTTTTTCATCCAAACCGGCTTCGTCTCCGCCGAAGCCTTCCTCGTGGCCGTTCCCACCGCCATTCTCATTGGCGCCATCCTGCTGTCCAACAACATCCGCGACCTCGACGGCGACAAACTTCACGGCCGGCGCACGCTGGCGATCCTTGTCGGCCGCAGGCCGGCCACCTTTCTGCTGGCGGCCATGTTCGCCACCGCCGCTCTCTGGGTCGTCTATCTCTGGCTAGCCGGTGTCGTCGGCCCCTGGAGCCTGCTCGCGCTCGCCAGCCTTCCCTTACCCGTCAAAGCCGTCCGCGGCTTCCTCAGCGGCGGCGCCACTCCGGCGGAACTAATGCCCGCTATGGTGGCCACCGCCCAAACCAACACCCTCTTCGGCCTCCTGTTCGCCGCCGGGCTGCTCGTCCAGCACCTGCTCGCCCGCTGA
- the codA gene encoding cytosine deaminase, whose product MLVKNARLRGKEGLWQLLIRGGRFAAVAPQVASEGEEIVDAAGRLVIPPYVEPHIHLDCVFTAGEPRWNESGTLFEGIELWAERKKSVAVEDVKRRAKKALQLQVSQGVQFVRSHVDTTDPALTALRALLAVKEEVRELIELQLVAFPQEGILSFPQGRELLEKAVKLGADVVGAIPHYEFTREYGVESVKFALALAEKHGRRVDIHCDETDDPASRFLETVAAEAHRLGMGARVTASHTTAMHSYDNAYANKLFRLLRLSGVSIVACPTENIHLQGRFDTFPKRRGVTRVRELLGAGVNVAIAQDSIMDPWYPLGTGNPLRELDMCLHVCQMMGYGEIIRSLDLVTDNGARVLGVEGSYGIEPGKPANLLILDAESEVEAIRNLAGVLYSIRDGRMIVKRRPAETDMEIVG is encoded by the coding sequence ATGCTTGTAAAGAATGCCAGGCTCAGGGGGAAAGAAGGCTTGTGGCAGCTCCTCATCAGGGGCGGGAGGTTTGCGGCGGTCGCGCCGCAGGTCGCCAGCGAGGGGGAAGAGATAGTCGACGCGGCCGGCAGGCTGGTCATCCCGCCTTATGTGGAGCCCCATATCCACCTCGATTGCGTGTTCACCGCCGGCGAGCCGCGCTGGAACGAAAGCGGCACGTTGTTCGAGGGGATCGAGCTGTGGGCGGAGCGCAAGAAGTCGGTTGCGGTCGAAGATGTGAAGAGAAGGGCGAAAAAGGCCCTCCAGCTGCAGGTATCCCAGGGGGTGCAGTTCGTCCGCAGCCATGTCGATACGACCGACCCCGCGCTTACGGCCCTACGGGCGCTGTTGGCGGTGAAGGAAGAGGTCAGGGAGCTTATCGAACTGCAACTGGTCGCTTTTCCCCAGGAGGGGATTTTGTCCTTCCCGCAAGGGCGCGAGCTGTTGGAAAAAGCCGTGAAATTGGGTGCGGATGTCGTCGGCGCCATCCCCCACTACGAGTTTACCCGCGAATACGGGGTGGAATCGGTGAAATTCGCGCTCGCCCTGGCCGAGAAACACGGCCGGAGGGTCGATATCCACTGCGACGAGACGGACGATCCGGCCTCGCGGTTTCTGGAGACGGTGGCGGCGGAAGCTCATCGCCTGGGCATGGGGGCGAGGGTGACGGCAAGTCACACGACGGCGATGCATTCCTACGACAACGCGTACGCGAACAAGCTATTCCGGCTGCTCAGGCTATCCGGCGTAAGCATCGTCGCCTGTCCGACCGAGAACATCCACCTGCAGGGGCGCTTCGACACTTTCCCGAAGCGCCGGGGCGTCACGCGGGTCAGGGAGCTGCTGGGCGCAGGCGTCAATGTGGCCATCGCCCAGGATTCGATCATGGACCCCTGGTATCCGCTGGGGACAGGCAACCCGCTGCGCGAACTGGACATGTGCCTTCATGTCTGCCAGATGATGGGCTACGGGGAGATTATCCGCTCGCTTGATCTGGTGACCGACAACGGCGCGAGGGTGCTGGGGGTGGAAGGGAGCTACGGCATCGAGCCTGGTAAGCCGGCCAACCTGCTTATTCTCGATGCCGAGAGCGAAGTTGAGGCGATTCGCAACCTGGCGGGCGTGTTGTACTCCATCCGCGACGGCCGGATGATCGTGAAAAGGCGGCCGGCCGAGACGGATATGGAGATTGTCGGATGA